The following are encoded in a window of Candidatus Poribacteria bacterium genomic DNA:
- a CDS encoding phytanoyl-CoA dioxygenase family protein, with the protein MNTQVTSEQIEFYRENGFLVIDDFLKGAELSLWQDAVDEAIAEHVSRDDAFHNQKGEDNYYKNVFIQCVNLWKTSEKIKQLILNPELGKLAADLAGTSGVRLYHDHAMVKQPWANPTNFHVDNPYDPFYSHQAIMFWVALDDTTVQNGCLYFLPGTHKTSGFEVGGSLGQAGIGELFREYPQWAEIEPCAAEMKAGAGVFISGMVAHAAGPNMTTRPRRAFAMLFMPEDATFNGKKSALPDEVVAKLKTGDVLADDTHLPLVFSYRNSSTLSNQS; encoded by the coding sequence ATGAATACACAAGTTACAAGCGAGCAGATTGAATTTTACCGTGAGAATGGGTTTCTGGTTATTGACGACTTCCTGAAAGGTGCTGAGTTGTCATTGTGGCAGGATGCTGTTGACGAGGCTATCGCAGAACATGTGAGTCGTGATGATGCCTTTCACAATCAGAAAGGGGAAGACAACTACTACAAGAACGTCTTCATTCAATGCGTCAATTTGTGGAAAACGAGTGAGAAGATTAAACAGTTGATTCTTAACCCTGAATTGGGGAAGTTGGCGGCGGACCTCGCTGGCACTTCGGGCGTGCGATTGTATCATGACCACGCCATGGTTAAGCAACCGTGGGCAAATCCGACGAACTTCCATGTTGATAATCCATACGATCCCTTCTACTCACATCAGGCAATCATGTTCTGGGTAGCACTCGACGATACAACCGTCCAGAACGGGTGTTTGTATTTTCTGCCCGGCACACATAAGACGAGCGGTTTCGAGGTTGGCGGAAGTCTCGGGCAGGCTGGCATCGGTGAACTGTTCCGCGAATATCCACAATGGGCAGAGATTGAGCCTTGCGCCGCTGAGATGAAAGCAGGAGCCGGCGTATTCATCAGCGGGATGGTCGCGCATGCAGCAGGACCGAATATGACGACGCGCCCCCGGCGTGCGTTTGCGATGCTCTTTATGCCGGAGGATGCCACATTCAACGGAAAGAAAAGCGCGTTGCCCGATGAAGTGGTCGCGAAATTGAAGACCGGTGACGTGTTGGCGGACGATACGCATCTGCCATTGGTTTTCTCATATCGAAACAGTAGCACACTATCAAATCAGTCTTAA
- a CDS encoding phytanoyl-CoA dioxygenase family protein: MVQQDAIEHLETFGYCLIEDAIPAGQADAMAEKYFQLHQDPVNRQTFQDPNAELYQTLFGVVNLDEMCWECIAHPQVLQVVRHFLGDSARLGEACTKWVKPRAPQGGIHSDSTHDLPARLPETPWMINTIWMMTDFTVENGATLVVPFSHRARRRPSASDIAEGHPVPVCGRRGSVLLWHGGTWHGQGANTTDDQHRMALNIAYYPAWWNLMREGGHQPVFPETFARMPEDLQALVRHKVAKQREDIYEF; the protein is encoded by the coding sequence ATGGTACAACAAGACGCAATAGAACATCTCGAAACATTCGGGTATTGTCTGATTGAGGATGCAATTCCTGCGGGGCAAGCCGATGCGATGGCGGAGAAATACTTCCAACTTCATCAAGACCCAGTGAATCGGCAAACTTTTCAGGATCCGAATGCTGAGTTGTATCAAACCCTTTTCGGTGTGGTCAACCTCGATGAGATGTGTTGGGAATGCATCGCGCATCCACAGGTACTACAGGTCGTCCGTCATTTTCTCGGCGATAGCGCACGGTTAGGTGAGGCGTGTACAAAATGGGTCAAACCAAGAGCACCACAAGGTGGTATCCATTCTGATTCAACGCACGATTTGCCAGCGCGCTTACCTGAAACCCCGTGGATGATTAATACAATCTGGATGATGACGGATTTTACCGTTGAAAACGGTGCGACGCTCGTCGTGCCGTTTAGCCATCGCGCACGCCGGAGACCTTCGGCATCCGATATTGCAGAGGGTCATCCGGTACCTGTCTGCGGACGACGCGGTTCTGTACTCTTATGGCACGGCGGGACATGGCACGGGCAAGGTGCGAACACTACCGATGACCAGCATCGCATGGCGTTGAACATCGCCTATTACCCTGCATGGTGGAACCTCATGCGTGAGGGTGGACACCAGCCTGTTTTTCCGGAAACCTTTGCGCGGATGCCAGAGGACCTGCAAGCACTTGTGAGACATAAGGTCGCAAAACAGCGTGAGGACATCTATGAGTTTTGA
- a CDS encoding amidohydrolase family protein: protein MSNQTVQIHAARLVDGISTSAKTDQAILVTNGRIDAVGHQEEIAKQTPPDAQIVDLGDACLAPGLIDGHTHLSLAGDGRNYVQMFSETDEMMVLTGAMNLQRHLAAGITTIREHGARNKVGFTLKEGLERGYIPGPRAFVSGRPITCTGGHFHMCNETADGEAEMRRSVRRLVHEGADYIKIMASGGGTAGTIPGRASYSVAELHAAVHEAHHFHRLTVAHCRAKESMVRAVEAGIDLMEHAEFLDPDGELRFDPKIAEMMAESGIWISPTLQAWTGYPRIVELRAKRDSNAISADEATELQRLEARAEVRLDVMRRMLDYDLRDRIVPGTDSGVGNLAFGHLDYDLQLLVQVGFTPAEALISATRISAEAIGMADDIGTIAPGKIADLVAFEGDPTSDVDAFSRVIAVFQAGQRVK from the coding sequence ATGTCAAACCAAACTGTTCAGATTCATGCGGCTCGACTCGTTGACGGGATAAGCACATCCGCTAAAACCGATCAGGCAATCCTCGTAACCAACGGACGAATTGATGCTGTCGGACATCAAGAAGAGATTGCGAAACAGACACCACCTGATGCACAAATCGTTGATCTCGGCGATGCGTGCCTCGCGCCGGGTCTCATTGATGGGCATACACACCTGAGCCTCGCAGGTGACGGACGGAACTACGTTCAGATGTTCTCTGAAACCGATGAGATGATGGTGCTGACCGGTGCGATGAATCTGCAACGCCATCTCGCAGCGGGGATTACCACAATCCGCGAACATGGCGCGAGAAATAAAGTCGGATTTACGCTCAAAGAAGGACTTGAGCGCGGTTACATCCCAGGTCCGCGTGCCTTCGTGAGCGGACGACCGATTACTTGCACAGGCGGACATTTCCACATGTGCAACGAGACAGCAGACGGTGAGGCTGAAATGCGCCGCTCTGTCCGTCGATTGGTTCATGAAGGCGCAGATTATATCAAGATTATGGCATCAGGCGGTGGCACTGCTGGAACGATTCCCGGACGCGCCAGTTACTCTGTCGCCGAGTTGCATGCCGCTGTTCACGAGGCGCACCACTTTCATCGGCTCACGGTGGCGCATTGCCGAGCGAAGGAATCTATGGTGCGTGCGGTTGAGGCAGGCATTGATTTGATGGAGCATGCCGAGTTTCTCGACCCAGATGGTGAACTCCGATTTGACCCTAAAATTGCCGAGATGATGGCGGAGTCTGGCATATGGATTAGTCCGACCCTCCAAGCGTGGACGGGTTATCCGCGCATTGTTGAACTCCGTGCGAAACGTGATAGCAACGCGATTTCTGCTGATGAAGCAACCGAATTACAACGACTTGAGGCACGGGCAGAAGTACGCTTAGATGTGATGCGCCGTATGCTCGACTACGACCTTCGTGATAGGATTGTGCCGGGTACCGATTCAGGTGTTGGTAACCTTGCATTCGGTCATCTTGATTATGATTTGCAGCTGCTGGTTCAAGTTGGATTTACGCCTGCGGAGGCACTTATCTCAGCAACCCGTATCTCCGCGGAGGCAATCGGGATGGCAGACGACATTGGGACCATTGCCCCGGGCAAAATCGCTGATCTCGTTGCTTTCGAGGGCGATCCAACGAGCGATGTAGATGCCTTTAGTCGGGTAATCGCGGTATTTCAAGCGGGGCAGCGGGTGAAGTGA
- a CDS encoding zinc-binding dehydrogenase encodes MKTQTIKYGENGGVEIIDIDVPDPQADEVQVRHAACGVCAWDLATFRNGGYAPPGHEGVGYVTKVGSGVRDVKEGMRVASVELGFDGIKNCSTDDVYVLPESDLADEYWLVEPVSCVVTGLDTAPLRPADNVAVIGCGFMGLMFVQALSRFYTNDLIAIDLVEERLKLAASFGAKFTYNPKEIGVSELVSELRARSIDVVFDCSGKAAGLNLATKIVRRGGHINLFGCIREEVTFNGGEWHGGAFNLVSSSPGAQVRDSFPPAIRFLERGIIDLKPLITHIVPLEDYPALLKAATNGDGSYIKGVVKAV; translated from the coding sequence ATGAAAACGCAAACGATTAAGTATGGAGAGAACGGCGGTGTTGAGATCATTGATATTGATGTCCCCGATCCACAAGCTGATGAAGTGCAGGTTCGGCATGCCGCATGTGGTGTCTGTGCATGGGATTTAGCGACTTTTCGGAACGGTGGCTATGCACCTCCGGGTCATGAAGGTGTTGGTTATGTCACAAAAGTTGGAAGCGGTGTCCGAGACGTCAAAGAAGGGATGCGTGTTGCGAGTGTAGAGTTGGGGTTCGATGGTATCAAGAACTGTTCAACCGACGATGTATATGTCCTTCCAGAATCGGACCTTGCGGACGAATATTGGCTTGTTGAACCGGTCTCATGTGTTGTAACAGGTCTCGACACTGCACCCTTACGACCTGCCGACAACGTTGCGGTTATCGGATGCGGTTTTATGGGACTTATGTTCGTCCAAGCACTGAGCCGATTTTACACAAATGACCTTATCGCTATTGATCTCGTTGAGGAACGCCTGAAATTGGCAGCGTCGTTCGGTGCTAAATTCACGTATAATCCTAAGGAAATAGGTGTCTCCGAGTTGGTGTCAGAACTGAGAGCACGTTCAATTGACGTGGTGTTTGACTGTTCTGGTAAGGCTGCAGGGTTGAATCTCGCCACCAAAATTGTGCGCCGAGGCGGACATATCAATCTTTTCGGTTGTATTCGAGAGGAAGTGACGTTCAACGGTGGCGAATGGCATGGCGGCGCGTTTAATTTGGTGAGTTCATCGCCGGGCGCGCAGGTTCGGGATTCGTTTCCGCCAGCCATCCGCTTCCTTGAGCGAGGTATCATTGACCTGAAACCACTCATAACGCATATCGTCCCGCTTGAGGACTATCCCGCACTTCTCAAGGCAGCGACAAACGGAGACGGGAGTTACATCAAAGGGGTCGTGAAAGCGGTGTAG
- a CDS encoding type II CAAX endopeptidase family protein, translated as MQDNPFETRRELRARKLVVGGILAFIATIIIVLIFFKYSRDAPLPKALTGLFLYAFFFLFNFGALSRAGLSYDQLFGIFPTWRTLGRYTLWVVPLVVVAIAAIYVLYLPLSYVFPRFVKSWYLEDSTIMIWGRGDNYILANAINYLTIVLVAPVLEEFFARGILLTRWTVKWGVPRAILASSAVFALLHANFLGAFCFACAMAILYIRTKSLFVPMSLHIVNNLTAWIIESLTMDIDTPASYETLAEFQESWMIGLITLVISIPCVILFWRRYILKTDWRVPYLSESADCENDTTG; from the coding sequence ATGCAAGACAATCCGTTTGAAACGCGTCGCGAACTTCGTGCTAGGAAACTGGTAGTGGGTGGTATTCTCGCTTTTATTGCCACTATCATTATTGTCTTAATCTTCTTTAAATACAGCAGAGATGCGCCACTTCCAAAAGCACTGACCGGTTTATTTCTATACGCTTTCTTTTTTCTCTTTAACTTTGGGGCACTATCCCGTGCGGGTTTGTCTTACGACCAATTATTCGGGATATTCCCAACATGGCGTACGTTGGGACGATACACCCTCTGGGTAGTACCACTTGTAGTCGTCGCCATTGCAGCTATCTACGTTTTGTATCTACCACTGTCCTATGTTTTTCCCAGATTTGTCAAGTCGTGGTACCTTGAGGACTCCACAATAATGATCTGGGGGCGAGGCGACAACTATATCCTTGCGAACGCAATCAACTACCTAACGATTGTGTTAGTCGCACCCGTGCTGGAAGAGTTCTTCGCACGTGGCATTTTGCTAACGCGATGGACTGTCAAGTGGGGGGTGCCACGGGCGATTCTCGCTTCATCCGCTGTCTTTGCGCTTCTGCATGCTAATTTCTTGGGCGCGTTCTGTTTCGCTTGTGCGATGGCGATTCTCTATATCCGAACCAAGTCGCTCTTTGTTCCGATGAGTCTCCATATCGTAAATAACCTAACAGCGTGGATCATAGAATCTCTCACAATGGATATTGACACCCCTGCTTCATACGAAACGCTTGCTGAGTTTCAAGAATCATGGATGATAGGGCTGATAACACTCGTCATTAGCATTCCGTGCGTTATCTTATTCTGGAGACGCTATATCCTAAAGACCGATTGGCGCGTTCCATACCTTTCCGAATCTGCTGACTGTGAAAACGACACCACCGGATAA
- a CDS encoding phytanoyl-CoA dioxygenase family protein, which produces MSKALSLVAHNDLESQVEALETDGYVYFPSVLNADEVAELRATMDRLETIPECLDRHQTPQNGDGFLNKIINNSFNRDLLYLQFLDKSPIIEVAEATHGEDCHCIGMQSWITGPGRPDQGLHTDWLPISLPTDVRSDPRVKVPIFITTAHYYLNDMYEELGPTKFVPGSHFSGCSPNGATEWNNRGEESILCNAGDVVLFRSEVWHRGSANTSDETRYLLQVHYAMRMITQKYPPYLNKFQFDQSILAQTNPRQRRLLGDHRPSNYD; this is translated from the coding sequence ATGTCAAAAGCCCTCTCACTTGTGGCACATAACGATTTAGAGAGCCAAGTTGAAGCACTTGAAACGGACGGTTATGTCTACTTCCCCAGTGTGCTTAACGCCGATGAAGTCGCCGAATTGCGAGCCACTATGGACCGATTAGAGACGATCCCGGAGTGTTTGGATCGGCATCAAACGCCTCAAAATGGCGACGGATTCCTAAATAAAATCATCAACAACTCGTTTAATCGCGACCTGTTGTATCTCCAATTCCTTGACAAATCACCGATTATTGAAGTTGCCGAGGCGACGCACGGCGAGGATTGCCATTGCATCGGTATGCAATCGTGGATAACAGGACCCGGCCGTCCAGATCAAGGGTTGCATACCGATTGGCTGCCCATCAGTCTACCCACAGATGTTCGTTCCGATCCACGCGTTAAAGTCCCTATCTTCATTACGACTGCGCATTACTATCTCAATGATATGTATGAGGAATTGGGACCGACGAAGTTTGTACCGGGCAGCCATTTCTCCGGATGCTCTCCAAACGGCGCAACCGAGTGGAATAACCGGGGCGAAGAGAGTATTTTATGCAATGCGGGGGACGTGGTGCTTTTTCGCAGTGAAGTCTGGCATCGTGGCTCTGCTAATACGAGTGACGAAACCCGTTACCTTTTGCAGGTACACTATGCCATGCGGATGATTACACAGAAATACCCGCCTTATTTGAACAAATTTCAGTTTGATCAATCAATTCTCGCGCAAACGAATCCTCGACAGAGACGGCTCCTCGGCGACCATCGACCCAGTAATTACGATTGA
- a CDS encoding superoxide dismutase family protein, which produces MKTRLMSIGIKSVCFLLISVSILLTGCERVQQQAGVLPTAPAEQAHAVIGSLNDSGVTGMAVFTQNGDHITFMAEIQGASPGLHAIHIHANGDCSAPDGTSAGGHWNPTDVAHGKWGEGEFHLGDIGNITVGEDGTGRITLTTDLWEIGTGSDVDVVGKGIIVHADADDFVSQPSGNAGARIGCGVIVLTE; this is translated from the coding sequence ATGAAAACGCGTTTAATGTCTATTGGTATAAAGTCAGTATGTTTCCTATTGATCAGTGTTTCGATCCTATTGACGGGTTGCGAGAGAGTTCAGCAACAGGCGGGCGTTCTTCCAACGGCACCCGCAGAACAAGCACACGCCGTGATTGGTTCATTGAACGACAGTGGCGTAACCGGAATGGCAGTTTTCACACAAAACGGCGACCACATTACGTTTATGGCTGAGATTCAGGGCGCGTCTCCCGGTCTGCACGCCATTCATATCCACGCAAACGGTGATTGTAGCGCGCCCGACGGGACATCCGCTGGCGGTCACTGGAATCCCACTGATGTTGCGCACGGAAAGTGGGGAGAAGGTGAGTTTCATCTTGGAGATATTGGCAACATCACTGTCGGCGAAGATGGAACCGGTCGTATTACATTGACAACAGACCTCTGGGAAATCGGCACCGGTTCTGACGTAGATGTCGTCGGCAAAGGTATCATTGTCCATGCTGATGCGGACGATTTCGTCTCGCAACCTTCGGGCAATGCGGGTGCGCGTATCGGGTGCGGTGTCATCGTATTAACGGAATAG
- a CDS encoding mandelate racemase/muconate lactonizing enzyme family protein, with translation MKITDIKPYPVWVGHRNQLIVKVETDRGIYGWGESGLSSRELAVVGAVKHYREFLIGRDPMQIGGLWQEMYRSQYFEGGRALTGAISAIDIALHDIVGKALNVPVYQLLGGRQRDTVPCFATTGAATVEQLIENANLLLEKGWNVIRTNVLHRAKPGEENIFEPRESISLAAEWLTALREAIGPEPVLGIDYHHRLSVAEAASFCQRMPSGTLDFLEEPIRDETPEAYESLRTMVDVPFAIGEEFSSKWQFLPYLERGITNFARLDVCNVGGLTESMKVAGLAEAHYIDLMPHNPLGPICTAATVHLAAAVTNFAWLEIRTSPTENSGHYDEDLFPIQHKLEGASIPVPDGPGLGVEVNEELVTAQTFKFSEPPHLRRRDGSHTNW, from the coding sequence ATGAAAATCACTGACATCAAACCTTATCCCGTTTGGGTGGGACACAGAAACCAACTCATTGTTAAAGTAGAGACTGATAGGGGTATATACGGTTGGGGCGAATCTGGACTGTCAAGTCGAGAATTGGCGGTCGTTGGGGCGGTTAAGCACTACCGAGAATTCCTGATTGGGCGCGACCCGATGCAAATCGGTGGGTTGTGGCAGGAGATGTACCGGAGCCAGTATTTTGAGGGCGGTCGTGCCTTAACAGGCGCGATCTCAGCGATTGACATCGCACTCCACGATATTGTCGGAAAGGCATTGAATGTACCTGTCTATCAATTGCTCGGTGGAAGGCAACGCGACACTGTTCCGTGTTTTGCTACAACAGGTGCGGCTACGGTTGAGCAATTGATAGAAAACGCAAATTTATTGCTTGAGAAGGGGTGGAACGTCATCCGAACAAATGTATTGCATCGCGCGAAACCGGGCGAGGAGAACATCTTTGAGCCACGTGAATCCATCAGTCTGGCGGCGGAGTGGTTGACAGCACTTCGAGAAGCCATCGGACCTGAACCTGTGCTTGGCATAGACTACCATCATCGGCTGAGTGTTGCGGAAGCCGCATCCTTCTGCCAACGTATGCCCTCCGGCACGCTTGATTTCTTAGAAGAGCCGATCCGAGACGAGACTCCAGAGGCGTATGAATCGCTTCGGACGATGGTGGATGTACCGTTTGCTATCGGTGAGGAGTTTTCCAGTAAGTGGCAGTTCCTCCCGTATTTGGAACGCGGTATCACGAACTTTGCACGTCTTGACGTGTGCAATGTCGGGGGTTTGACGGAATCGATGAAGGTTGCGGGCTTAGCCGAGGCGCACTATATTGACTTGATGCCACACAACCCGTTAGGTCCTATCTGCACGGCTGCGACGGTTCATCTCGCAGCTGCTGTTACCAATTTCGCTTGGTTGGAAATCCGGACTTCGCCAACAGAAAATTCTGGACACTATGATGAGGATCTGTTTCCTATCCAACACAAACTTGAAGGTGCCTCTATACCGGTACCGGACGGTCCTGGTTTGGGAGTCGAAGTTAACGAAGAATTGGTAACGGCGCAGACATTCAAGTTCTCGGAACCTCCACACCTACGTCGACGTGACGGTTCGCATACGAACTGGTAG
- a CDS encoding mandelate racemase/muconate lactonizing enzyme family protein, whose product MKIQKIQAFPLAYPEPHYKGIERYITLARVESDDGLVGWGECISQFREATLATKIIIEQGFAPMLTGEDALDVERHWHKMLDHIWWYGPEGIAAFAVSAVDMALWDLKGKALDLPVCKLLGGQIHDKIIAMASIIFDMEDLEWTLNEFRWLREQNYRVVKGGWGMRPEAVFGLDRQRDLEMIRRIRDVIGDELELVIDTPGHRRIWDVPTAIQRFRDLEPYRLKWIEQPLPPDNFEAYAQLRSAIMTPIGTGEDEWDVESYKRLIQSGGVDIVQIDPGRCHGLTGSRHVIKLVEAESLQFSAHSWSSALKTAASLHMLASSPHADCTDFKPHESPMQHELVSDPWVQEDGYVAIRDTPGLGVTVREDVVQKYLFG is encoded by the coding sequence ATGAAAATTCAAAAAATTCAGGCGTTTCCACTTGCCTACCCAGAGCCGCACTACAAAGGTATCGAACGTTACATCACGCTGGCTCGCGTGGAGAGCGACGATGGTCTTGTCGGTTGGGGAGAGTGTATCTCACAATTTCGAGAAGCAACACTCGCAACAAAGATAATCATCGAGCAGGGATTTGCACCAATGCTTACCGGTGAAGATGCTTTAGATGTGGAACGACACTGGCATAAAATGCTTGACCACATCTGGTGGTATGGCCCCGAAGGCATCGCCGCGTTTGCCGTCAGTGCTGTGGATATGGCGTTATGGGACTTAAAAGGCAAGGCACTCGATTTACCTGTTTGTAAACTCCTTGGGGGTCAAATACACGACAAAATCATTGCAATGGCATCAATCATCTTTGATATGGAGGACCTGGAATGGACGCTCAACGAATTTCGGTGGTTGCGAGAGCAAAACTACCGCGTTGTTAAAGGCGGTTGGGGAATGCGACCAGAGGCAGTATTCGGTCTCGACCGCCAACGCGACCTTGAAATGATTCGTCGCATCCGTGATGTCATCGGAGACGAACTTGAGTTGGTCATTGATACGCCGGGACACCGTCGCATTTGGGATGTCCCGACAGCCATCCAACGCTTCCGGGATCTCGAACCCTATCGGCTCAAATGGATTGAGCAACCTCTACCGCCCGATAACTTTGAAGCGTATGCCCAATTGCGATCGGCGATCATGACACCCATCGGTACGGGTGAGGATGAATGGGATGTCGAAAGTTACAAACGGCTTATCCAGTCCGGTGGTGTCGATATCGTACAAATTGATCCGGGACGTTGCCACGGACTCACTGGCAGCCGACATGTTATCAAATTGGTTGAGGCAGAGAGTCTTCAGTTCAGTGCACATTCATGGAGTAGTGCTTTAAAAACCGCCGCGAGTCTGCACATGCTCGCGAGTTCGCCACACGCCGATTGCACGGATTTCAAACCCCACGAATCCCCGATGCAGCATGAATTGGTCAGCGATCCGTGGGTGCAAGAGGACGGTTATGTCGCCATCCGCGACACGCCGGGGTTGGGGGTCACGGTGCGAGAGGATGTTGTGCAAAAGTATCTATTTGGATAG
- a CDS encoding NUDIX hydrolase: protein MQSNIDHILIQQLLADAQKDGVQKLVVGAVIYKNDKFLLLERVLSDFMGGFVEIPSGTVEAGEELLTALPREVQEETGLIVISVLEYLGSFDYRSSSGKKTRHFNFLVEVEAGEIKLSPTEHQAYYWVALSDVAFTTLNISDATKAVLKTVAQ, encoded by the coding sequence ATGCAGTCAAACATTGACCACATTCTCATTCAGCAGTTGTTGGCTGATGCTCAAAAAGACGGCGTGCAAAAATTGGTTGTGGGCGCGGTCATCTACAAAAATGACAAGTTCCTGCTTTTGGAGCGAGTTTTATCTGACTTCATGGGTGGATTCGTTGAAATTCCGAGCGGGACCGTAGAGGCAGGAGAAGAACTACTCACCGCACTCCCCCGGGAAGTACAGGAAGAGACAGGACTTATTGTAATATCAGTCCTTGAATACCTCGGATCCTTTGATTATAGATCCAGTTCCGGCAAAAAAACGAGACATTTCAACTTTCTTGTTGAGGTCGAGGCGGGAGAAATCAAACTCAGCCCTACCGAACATCAAGCATACTATTGGGTTGCGTTGTCCGATGTGGCGTTCACAACGCTTAACATCTCGGACGCTACCAAGGCGGTTCTCAAGACTGTGGCGCAATAA
- a CDS encoding carbon-nitrogen hydrolase family protein has protein sequence MANNQIKVAACQLLTSEDVSASTAKVLQQIETSAEMGIQIAVFPEGCLFGYCCRTDYWERVSPQVFKEAEAKIAEAARRHAMAVVVGSAHHDGENWHNDLAIFDQQGSLKYRYGKTFLAGEKWCTNNRGKLPIVQLAGVDCCFIICHDVRYPELVKLPAAMGAQLCIFCSCEAGLLSEYKLSAYRAMPISRATENGIYLVMANTPANPDDIRSPGSSHGNSKIIHPDGNVIKEAGFFGDDIVSATIDLLKATGSQAKRTCNEDTILREWFRHGCTEFVVKV, from the coding sequence ATGGCAAATAATCAGATTAAAGTCGCTGCATGCCAATTGCTTACAAGTGAAGACGTTTCCGCCAGCACCGCAAAAGTGCTTCAGCAGATCGAAACATCTGCGGAGATGGGCATCCAGATTGCGGTATTTCCTGAAGGGTGTCTGTTCGGTTACTGTTGTCGGACAGACTATTGGGAACGAGTTTCTCCACAGGTTTTTAAAGAGGCTGAGGCAAAAATTGCCGAGGCCGCGCGTCGGCACGCGATGGCTGTTGTCGTCGGTTCCGCGCATCACGATGGCGAGAATTGGCACAACGATTTAGCGATTTTTGACCAGCAAGGGAGCCTGAAATACCGTTACGGTAAGACTTTCCTCGCCGGGGAGAAGTGGTGCACCAATAACCGTGGTAAACTACCGATTGTGCAACTTGCAGGCGTTGACTGTTGCTTTATCATCTGCCACGATGTGCGCTATCCAGAGTTGGTTAAGTTACCCGCGGCGATGGGGGCGCAACTCTGCATTTTCTGCTCGTGTGAAGCAGGGTTGTTATCGGAATACAAGTTGTCCGCTTACCGAGCCATGCCGATTTCACGTGCGACAGAAAATGGTATTTATCTCGTGATGGCGAATACACCCGCGAATCCTGATGACATCCGTTCGCCGGGCTCATCACACGGGAACTCGAAGATTATACATCCAGACGGCAACGTTATTAAAGAGGCTGGATTCTTCGGAGATGACATCGTATCGGCAACAATAGACCTCTTAAAAGCGACAGGTTCACAGGCAAAACGGACTTGCAACGAAGACACAATCCTTCGGGAATGGTTCCGACACGGATGCACGGAGTTCGTCGTAAAGGTCTGA